A region of Massilia sp. WG5 DNA encodes the following proteins:
- the hflC gene encoding protease modulator HflC, whose product MRRLLSIVIGAAIVLALVSSSMFVVDQNRYAVVYALGELREVIKEPGLHFKLPPPFQNVVYLDKRLQTLDTADGERFVTAEKKDLLVDAFVKWRINDPRQYLMAIGGSGGQGSADRGAERVAQAVQLAMNAEIGARKVADVLSGQRQQLAAGVRERVAAASRQLGVEIVDVRVKRVDFTAQVNNAVIERMKAERLRVASETRSTGEAEAEGIRADAERQRSVILAEGFRDAETIKGEGDAKAAQIYAQSFGKNPEFYRFYRSLEAYRATFKSRSDVLVLDSNSDFFKYFKSPGTGK is encoded by the coding sequence ATGCGCCGCCTGCTTTCGATCGTGATCGGGGCGGCCATCGTCCTGGCGCTGGTGTCCTCGAGCATGTTCGTGGTCGACCAGAACCGCTACGCCGTCGTCTATGCGCTCGGCGAACTGCGCGAGGTGATCAAGGAGCCCGGCCTGCATTTCAAGCTGCCGCCGCCGTTCCAGAACGTGGTCTACCTCGACAAGCGCCTGCAGACCCTCGACACCGCCGACGGCGAGCGCTTCGTCACGGCGGAGAAGAAGGACCTGCTGGTCGACGCCTTCGTCAAATGGCGCATCAATGATCCGCGCCAGTACCTGATGGCGATCGGCGGCAGCGGCGGACAGGGAAGCGCCGACCGCGGCGCCGAGCGCGTGGCCCAGGCCGTGCAGCTTGCGATGAATGCCGAGATCGGCGCGCGCAAGGTGGCCGACGTGCTCTCGGGGCAGCGCCAGCAGCTGGCCGCCGGCGTGCGTGAACGGGTCGCTGCCGCCAGCCGCCAGCTCGGCGTCGAGATCGTCGACGTGCGCGTGAAACGCGTCGACTTCACCGCCCAGGTGAACAATGCGGTGATCGAGCGCATGAAGGCCGAGCGCCTGCGCGTGGCCAGCGAGACGCGCTCGACCGGCGAAGCCGAGGCCGAAGGCATCCGCGCCGACGCCGAGCGCCAGCGCAGCGTGATCCTGGCCGAAGGCTTCCGCGACGCCGAGACCATCAAGGGCGAGGGCGATGCGAAAGCGGCCCAGATCTACGCCCAGTCCTTCGGCAAGAACCCCGAGTTCTACCGCTTCTACCGTTCGCTGGAAGCCTATCGCGCGACCTTCAAGAGCCGCAGCGACGTGCTGGTGCTGGATTCGAATTCGGATTTCTTCAAGTACTTCAAGAGCCCGGGAACGGGCAAATAA
- the hfq gene encoding RNA chaperone Hfq yields the protein MSNKGQLLQDPFLNALRKEHVPVSIYLVNGIKLQGHIESFDQYVVLLRNTVTQMVYKHAISTVVPARAVNLNLEQDAE from the coding sequence ATGAGCAACAAAGGGCAACTGTTACAAGACCCATTCCTCAATGCCTTGCGCAAGGAACATGTCCCGGTCTCTATCTACCTGGTCAACGGGATCAAGCTCCAGGGACATATCGAATCCTTCGATCAGTACGTGGTTCTGCTCCGTAACACCGTCACCCAGATGGTCTACAAGCACGCCATTTCCACCGTCGTCCCGGCACGTGCCGTCAACCTCAACCTCGAACAAGACGCCGAGTGA
- the hflX gene encoding GTPase HflX, whose protein sequence is MRAALVGIDFGRGDFTASLEELALLARSAGADPITTITAKRSSPDPAHFVGSGKADEIAQACLADKIEIVIFNHALSPAQQRNLERRLNVRVVDRTSLILDIFAQRAQSHEGKLQVELAQLQHLATRLIRGWTHLERQKGGIGLRGPGETQLETDRRLIGERVKMLRTRLAKLRKQHETQRRSRGRNQTFSVSLVGYTNAGKSTLFNTLTKAGVYVANQLFATLDTTSRRLYLGEETGNVVISDTVGFVRELPHQLVAAFRATLEETIHADLLLHVVDGSSPVRMEQIEQVNEVLREIGADHIPQILVWNKIDAAGLEPGVERDEYDKISRVFISAHSGAGLDLLRDAIVEAARTEPVIALADAENIPNTTHVVPH, encoded by the coding sequence ATGCGCGCAGCATTGGTCGGCATCGACTTCGGCCGCGGCGATTTCACCGCAAGCCTGGAAGAGCTGGCGCTGCTGGCGCGTTCCGCCGGAGCGGATCCGATCACCACGATCACCGCAAAACGCAGCAGTCCCGATCCTGCGCATTTCGTCGGCAGCGGCAAGGCCGACGAAATCGCCCAGGCCTGCCTGGCCGACAAGATCGAGATCGTCATCTTCAACCACGCCCTGTCGCCGGCCCAGCAGCGCAACCTGGAGCGCAGGCTGAACGTGCGCGTGGTCGACCGCACCAGCCTGATCCTCGACATCTTCGCCCAGCGCGCCCAGAGCCACGAGGGCAAGCTGCAGGTCGAGCTGGCCCAGTTGCAGCACCTGGCCACGCGCCTGATCCGCGGCTGGACCCACCTTGAGCGCCAGAAGGGCGGTATCGGCCTGCGCGGCCCCGGCGAAACCCAGCTCGAGACCGACCGCCGCCTGATCGGCGAGCGCGTCAAGATGCTGCGCACCCGCCTGGCCAAGCTGCGCAAGCAGCACGAGACCCAGCGCCGCTCGCGCGGACGCAACCAGACATTCTCGGTGTCGCTGGTCGGCTATACCAACGCCGGCAAGTCGACCCTGTTCAACACCCTGACCAAGGCCGGGGTGTACGTCGCGAACCAGCTGTTCGCGACCCTGGACACCACCAGCCGCCGCCTCTACCTGGGCGAGGAAACCGGCAATGTGGTGATCTCCGATACGGTCGGTTTCGTGCGCGAATTGCCGCACCAGCTGGTGGCCGCCTTCCGCGCCACGCTGGAAGAAACCATCCATGCCGACCTGCTGCTGCACGTGGTCGACGGTTCGTCGCCGGTGCGCATGGAGCAGATCGAGCAGGTCAACGAGGTGCTGCGCGAAATCGGCGCAGACCACATCCCGCAGATCCTTGTCTGGAACAAGATCGATGCGGCCGGGCTGGAGCCCGGGGTGGAACGTGATGAATATGATAAAATCAGCCGCGTTTTTATCAGCGCCCACAGTGGCGCGGGGCTGGACCTGCTGCGCGACGCGATCGTCGAGGCGGCCAGGACCGAGCCCGTGATCGCGCTTGCTGATGCCGAGAATATTCCGAACACCACCCATGTGGTTCCACACTAG
- a CDS encoding tetratricopeptide repeat protein produces MAYDLEEQEQIANFKAFWNRFGNLISWVLIIALGSYAGYNFWNTHQRGKAAEASALYDSLSEAAQANDNAKVQRMAADIESKYDSTAYAPMAALAAAKAAFDANDLKSAKAQLQWAVDHGNEEYKSIARLRLSGVLLDEKAYDQALAILNGDIEPQFAAEVADRKGDVLVAQNKLPEARTAYQAALDKMDKKHPGRQIVQIKLDAIGGTVPAAKAAA; encoded by the coding sequence ATGGCATACGATCTCGAAGAACAGGAACAGATAGCCAATTTCAAGGCCTTCTGGAACCGCTTTGGCAACCTGATCAGCTGGGTGCTGATCATCGCGCTGGGCAGCTACGCCGGCTATAACTTCTGGAACACGCACCAGCGCGGCAAGGCCGCCGAAGCCTCGGCCCTGTACGACAGCCTGTCCGAGGCCGCCCAGGCGAACGACAATGCGAAAGTCCAGCGCATGGCCGCCGACATCGAAAGCAAGTACGACAGCACCGCCTACGCCCCGATGGCCGCGCTGGCCGCCGCCAAGGCCGCCTTCGACGCCAACGACCTGAAGTCCGCCAAGGCCCAGCTGCAGTGGGCGGTCGACCATGGCAACGAGGAGTACAAGTCGATCGCGCGCCTGCGCCTGTCCGGCGTGCTGCTCGACGAGAAGGCCTATGACCAGGCGCTGGCGATCCTGAACGGCGACATCGAGCCGCAGTTCGCCGCGGAAGTGGCGGACCGCAAGGGCGACGTGCTGGTGGCGCAGAACAAGCTGCCGGAAGCCCGCACCGCCTACCAGGCCGCGCTCGACAAGATGGACAAGAAGCACCCTGGGCGCCAGATCGTGCAGATCAAGCTCGACGCGATCGGCGGCACGGTGCCGGCCGCGAAGGCTGCTGCATAA
- a CDS encoding adenylosuccinate synthase, whose protein sequence is MSNTAKNVVVIGTQWGDEGKGKIVDWLTDHAAGVVRFQGGHNAGHTLVIKGQKTALQLIPSGIMREGVACYIGNGVVVSVPDVMREIDKLEAAGVEVASRLKISEACPVILPYHVAIDVAREAARGVNKIGTTGKGIGPAYEDKVARRAIRIADMLNETRFAEKLRENLDYHNFVLTGYLKAQAIDFQKTFDDAMALVPRLRPMVGDVSSALYAAHKAGGSLLFEGAQGSLLDVDHGTYPFVTSSNCVAGNAAAGSGVGPGMLHYIMGITKAYTTRVGSGPFPSELPTDAGVGEHLSRVGHEFGTVTGRARRCGWFDAALLRRSVQINGVTGMCLTKLDVLDGIESLKLCTGYKIDGRDVDIFPVGAEEAAACVPVYEEMPGWKESTVGAKSMDELPANARAYIKRIEELVGVPIDMVSTGPDRVETIVLRHPFAA, encoded by the coding sequence ATGTCAAATACTGCTAAGAACGTCGTTGTCATCGGCACCCAGTGGGGCGATGAAGGCAAGGGTAAGATCGTCGACTGGCTGACCGACCACGCCGCCGGCGTGGTGCGCTTCCAGGGCGGCCATAACGCCGGCCACACGCTGGTGATCAAGGGCCAGAAGACCGCCCTCCAGCTGATCCCGTCGGGCATCATGCGCGAAGGCGTGGCCTGCTACATCGGCAACGGCGTCGTGGTGTCGGTGCCGGACGTGATGCGCGAAATCGACAAGCTCGAAGCCGCCGGCGTCGAAGTCGCGTCGCGCCTGAAGATCTCGGAAGCCTGCCCGGTCATCCTGCCCTACCACGTCGCCATCGACGTCGCCCGCGAAGCCGCGCGCGGCGTCAACAAGATCGGCACCACCGGCAAGGGCATCGGCCCGGCCTACGAAGACAAGGTGGCGCGCCGCGCGATCCGTATCGCCGACATGCTGAACGAAACCCGCTTCGCCGAGAAGCTGCGCGAGAACCTGGACTACCATAACTTCGTGCTGACCGGTTACCTGAAAGCCCAGGCAATCGACTTCCAGAAGACCTTCGACGACGCGATGGCCCTGGTGCCGCGCCTGCGTCCGATGGTCGGCGACGTCTCCTCGGCACTGTACGCCGCGCACAAGGCCGGCGGCAGCCTGCTGTTCGAAGGCGCCCAGGGTTCGCTGCTCGACGTCGACCACGGCACCTATCCGTTCGTGACCTCGTCGAACTGCGTGGCCGGCAACGCCGCCGCCGGTTCGGGCGTGGGCCCGGGCATGCTGCACTACATCATGGGCATCACCAAGGCCTACACGACCCGCGTGGGTTCGGGCCCGTTCCCGTCGGAACTGCCGACCGACGCCGGCGTCGGCGAGCACCTGTCGCGCGTGGGCCACGAGTTCGGCACCGTGACCGGCCGTGCGCGCCGCTGCGGCTGGTTCGACGCCGCGCTGCTGCGCCGCTCGGTCCAGATCAACGGCGTGACCGGCATGTGCCTGACCAAGCTGGACGTGCTGGACGGCATCGAATCCCTGAAGCTGTGCACCGGCTACAAGATCGACGGCCGTGACGTCGACATCTTCCCGGTCGGCGCGGAAGAGGCGGCCGCCTGCGTGCCGGTCTACGAAGAAATGCCGGGCTGGAAGGAAAGCACCGTCGGCGCCAAGTCCATGGACGAACTGCCGGCCAATGCCCGCGCTTACATCAAGCGCATCGAAGAACTGGTCGGCGTCCCGATCGACATGGTGTCGACCGGCCCGGACCGCGTTGAAACCATCGTGCTGCGTCACCCGTTCGCCGCCTGA
- the der gene encoding ribosome biogenesis GTPase Der yields the protein MKPVIALVGRPNVGKSTLFNRMTRSRDALVADLPGLTRDRHYGEGRMGDRPFLVIDTGGFEPVAKEGIMHEMALQTKQAVAEADVVMFIVDGRQGLTPHDKTITDFLRKSGRKVMLVVNKSEGMKYTSVTAEFYELGMGDPYVISAAHGDGVLDLVNEAIDEAATLRPQEEAEFDPADYGVKIALIGRPNVGKSTLINTLVGEQRVIAFDMPGTTRDSIEVPFEKGGKHYTLIDTAGIRRRGKVFEAVEKFSVVKTLQSISEANVVVLMLDAQADIAESDAHIAGFILESGRALVVAVNKWDGLTSDQRDQVKNDIDRKLDFLSFAETKFISALKGTGINHLMKAIDTAYAAATAKLSTPRLTRALQEAVEKQEPKRKGSTRPKMRYAHQGGQNPPIIVIHGNALDGITEPYKRYLEKHFRDTFDLIGTPLRIELRSGKNPFAKDQS from the coding sequence ATGAAGCCGGTAATTGCACTCGTAGGACGCCCGAACGTCGGGAAGTCCACCCTATTCAACCGCATGACCCGCTCGCGTGACGCGCTGGTGGCGGACCTGCCCGGCCTGACGCGTGACCGTCACTATGGCGAGGGCCGCATGGGCGACCGCCCCTTCCTGGTGATCGATACCGGCGGCTTCGAACCCGTCGCCAAGGAAGGCATCATGCACGAGATGGCGCTGCAGACGAAGCAGGCGGTGGCCGAGGCCGACGTCGTGATGTTCATCGTCGACGGCCGCCAGGGCCTGACCCCGCACGACAAGACCATCACCGACTTCCTGCGCAAGTCGGGCCGCAAGGTCATGCTGGTCGTGAACAAGAGCGAGGGCATGAAGTACACCAGCGTCACCGCCGAGTTCTACGAGCTGGGAATGGGCGACCCCTACGTGATCTCGGCCGCCCACGGCGACGGCGTGCTCGACCTCGTCAACGAGGCGATCGATGAAGCCGCGACCCTGCGTCCGCAGGAAGAGGCGGAATTCGACCCGGCCGACTACGGCGTCAAGATCGCGCTGATCGGCCGCCCGAACGTCGGCAAGTCCACGCTGATCAACACCCTGGTCGGCGAGCAGCGCGTGATCGCCTTCGACATGCCGGGCACCACCCGCGACTCGATCGAGGTGCCCTTCGAAAAAGGCGGCAAGCACTATACGCTGATCGATACCGCCGGCATCCGCCGCCGCGGCAAGGTGTTCGAGGCCGTCGAGAAGTTCTCGGTGGTGAAGACCCTGCAGTCGATTTCGGAAGCCAACGTGGTCGTGCTGATGCTGGACGCCCAGGCCGACATCGCCGAATCGGACGCCCACATCGCCGGCTTCATCCTGGAGAGCGGGCGCGCGCTGGTGGTCGCCGTCAACAAGTGGGACGGCCTGACCAGCGACCAGCGCGACCAGGTCAAGAACGACATCGACCGCAAGCTCGATTTCCTGTCCTTCGCCGAAACCAAGTTCATCTCGGCGCTGAAGGGCACCGGCATCAATCACCTGATGAAGGCGATCGATACGGCCTACGCCGCCGCCACCGCCAAGCTGTCGACCCCGCGCCTGACGCGTGCGCTGCAGGAAGCGGTCGAGAAGCAGGAGCCGAAGCGCAAGGGCAGCACCCGCCCGAAGATGCGCTATGCCCACCAGGGCGGCCAGAATCCGCCCATCATCGTCATCCACGGCAACGCGCTGGATGGCATCACCGAGCCGTACAAGCGCTATCTGGAGAAGCATTTCCGCGACACCTTCGACCTGATCGGCACCCCGCTGCGGATCGAACTGCGGAGCGGTAAAAACCCGTTTGCGAAAGACCAGTCTTAA
- the hflK gene encoding FtsH protease activity modulator HflK, giving the protein MSLHDPRWGHKPEDPKAQQGKGSGNDGPPDLDQLWRDFNQRLNRLFGKRGDGGGYRPDARGVGVTASVVGAILFLIWLASGAFIVPEGQVGLVTTFGQLSHKTGAGFNWRWPAPFQAHETVNVSQVQTAEIGYRANVRNKQPNEALMLTADENIVDVQFSVQYKIKDPVAWVFNNREQVETVRDAAETVVRELVGRAKMDALLAENRDQLAGEAQGMIQKMVDSYKLGAAVTGVTVQSLAAPEQIAGAFEETVKAQEERARARSEAQAYADDIIPQAKGKAERQKQDAEAYRATVVNTAEGNAARFNQVVAEYAKAPAVTRDRMYLDTMQQIFSSTSKVMIDAKTSNQIYLPLDRMLNQSLANEAAIGSRSGPVMPAPQGPQAGQPQNQPQQNQSANPQQNQQNQPQAQAAPAPDQHPQPESVRKVDPRSRDSSRERETR; this is encoded by the coding sequence ATGTCACTGCACGACCCCCGCTGGGGACACAAACCTGAAGATCCCAAGGCCCAGCAGGGCAAAGGCTCCGGCAACGACGGCCCGCCCGACCTCGACCAGCTCTGGCGTGACTTCAACCAGCGCCTGAACCGCCTGTTCGGCAAGCGCGGCGACGGCGGCGGCTACCGCCCGGATGCGCGCGGGGTCGGCGTCACCGCGTCGGTGGTCGGCGCGATCCTGTTCCTGATCTGGCTCGCCAGCGGCGCCTTCATCGTGCCGGAAGGGCAGGTCGGTCTCGTCACCACCTTCGGCCAGCTCTCGCACAAGACCGGCGCCGGCTTCAACTGGCGCTGGCCGGCCCCGTTCCAGGCCCATGAGACGGTCAATGTCAGCCAGGTCCAGACCGCCGAGATCGGCTACCGCGCGAACGTGCGCAACAAGCAGCCGAACGAAGCGCTGATGCTGACCGCGGACGAGAACATCGTCGACGTCCAGTTCTCGGTGCAGTACAAGATCAAGGACCCGGTCGCCTGGGTGTTCAACAACCGCGAGCAGGTCGAGACCGTGCGCGACGCCGCCGAGACCGTGGTGCGCGAACTGGTCGGCCGCGCGAAGATGGATGCGCTGCTGGCCGAAAACCGCGACCAGCTGGCCGGCGAAGCGCAGGGCATGATCCAGAAGATGGTCGACAGCTACAAGCTCGGCGCCGCCGTCACCGGCGTGACCGTGCAGTCGCTGGCCGCGCCCGAGCAGATCGCCGGCGCCTTCGAGGAAACCGTCAAGGCCCAGGAAGAACGGGCTAGAGCGCGCAGCGAAGCGCAGGCCTATGCCGACGACATCATCCCGCAGGCGAAGGGCAAGGCGGAGCGCCAGAAACAGGACGCCGAAGCCTATCGCGCGACGGTCGTGAACACCGCGGAAGGCAATGCCGCCCGCTTCAACCAGGTCGTGGCCGAATATGCGAAAGCGCCGGCCGTCACCCGCGACCGCATGTACCTGGACACCATGCAGCAGATCTTCTCCAGCACCAGCAAGGTCATGATCGACGCCAAGACCTCGAACCAGATCTATTTGCCGCTCGACCGCATGCTGAACCAGTCGCTGGCCAACGAGGCGGCGATCGGCAGCCGTTCCGGTCCCGTCATGCCGGCCCCGCAGGGACCGCAGGCCGGCCAGCCGCAGAACCAGCCGCAGCAGAACCAGTCGGCGAACCCGCAGCAGAACCAGCAGAACCAGCCGCAGGCACAGGCCGCGCCGGCCCCGGACCAGCATCCGCAGCCGGAGTCGGTGCGCAAGGTCGATCCGCGCAGCCGCGATTCGTCGCGTGAACGGGAGACCCGCTGA
- the hisS gene encoding histidine--tRNA ligase, whose translation MSDKKEKIVAIKGMNDILPADAPLWELFENTVESVLKSYGYQKLVTPIVEETGLFARAIGAVTDIVEKEMYSFTDSMNGDQLTLRPEGTAGAVRAVVEHNLAYDGPKRLWYKGPMFRHERPQRGRYRQFFQFGAEAIGFAGPDIDAELIMLCRRVWDDLGLDNIRLELNSIGNAEERQRHRADLIAYFEANIDVLDAEAKRRLHANPLRILDTKNPAMQDLVNAAPQLLSYLGGESLAHFEGLKKILDASNVQYTVNPRLVRGLDYYNRTVFEWVTDELGAQGTVCAGGRYDPLIEMIGGKPTPGIGFAMGMERLIELMKGQGEPAAPSQCDVYMVHQGEDAQLKAFILAERIRDAGLDVVLHCATAQGAGSFKSQMKKADGSGAAFAVIIGEDEVKNEVVAVKSLRDAEGGAQQASVAFDEAVDYIVDQVIGGHDHDHDHEHVHYHP comes from the coding sequence ATGTCCGATAAAAAAGAAAAGATTGTTGCCATCAAAGGCATGAACGACATCCTCCCGGCCGATGCGCCGCTGTGGGAGCTGTTCGAGAACACCGTGGAATCCGTGCTGAAGAGCTACGGCTACCAGAAGCTGGTCACCCCGATCGTCGAGGAGACCGGCCTGTTCGCGCGCGCCATCGGCGCCGTCACCGACATCGTCGAGAAGGAGATGTATTCCTTCACCGATTCGATGAACGGCGACCAGCTGACCCTGCGCCCGGAAGGCACCGCCGGCGCGGTGCGCGCCGTGGTCGAGCACAACCTGGCCTACGACGGCCCGAAGCGCCTGTGGTACAAGGGCCCGATGTTCCGTCACGAGCGTCCACAGCGCGGCCGCTACCGCCAGTTCTTCCAGTTCGGCGCGGAAGCGATCGGCTTTGCCGGTCCGGACATCGACGCCGAGCTGATCATGCTGTGCCGCCGCGTCTGGGACGACCTGGGCCTGGACAACATCCGCCTCGAACTGAATTCGATCGGTAACGCCGAGGAGCGCCAGCGCCACCGCGCCGACCTGATCGCCTACTTCGAAGCGAATATCGACGTGCTGGACGCCGAAGCCAAGCGCCGCCTGCACGCCAATCCGCTGCGCATCCTGGACACCAAGAATCCGGCGATGCAGGACCTGGTCAACGCCGCGCCGCAGCTGCTCAGCTACCTGGGCGGCGAGTCGCTGGCCCACTTCGAGGGCCTGAAGAAGATCCTCGACGCCAGCAACGTGCAGTACACCGTCAACCCGCGCCTGGTGCGCGGCCTGGATTACTACAACCGCACCGTGTTCGAGTGGGTTACCGACGAACTGGGCGCCCAGGGCACCGTCTGCGCCGGCGGCCGCTACGATCCGCTGATCGAGATGATCGGCGGTAAGCCGACCCCGGGCATCGGCTTTGCGATGGGCATGGAGCGCCTGATCGAGCTGATGAAGGGCCAGGGCGAGCCGGCCGCGCCGAGCCAGTGCGACGTCTACATGGTGCACCAGGGCGAGGACGCCCAGCTGAAGGCCTTCATCCTGGCCGAGCGCATCCGCGACGCCGGCCTGGACGTGGTCCTGCACTGCGCCACCGCGCAAGGCGCCGGCAGCTTCAAGAGCCAGATGAAGAAGGCCGACGGCTCGGGCGCGGCGTTCGCCGTGATCATCGGCGAGGACGAGGTCAAGAACGAGGTGGTGGCGGTGAAGTCGCTGCGCGACGCCGAGGGCGGCGCCCAGCAGGCCAGCGTGGCCTTCGACGAGGCGGTCGACTACATCGTCGACCAGGTCATCGGCGGCCATGACCACGACCACGATCACGAGCACGTGCACTATCATCCGTAA
- a CDS encoding ATP phosphoribosyltransferase regulatory subunit — protein MPTWLLPENIADVLPSEARKIEELRRLMLDTFRTYGYELVMPPMLEYVESLLAGAGQDTDSKTFKLVDSMSGRLLGLRADMTTQVARIDAHLLNRDTVTRLCYAGTVLHTRPSGLHATREQLQIGAEIYGHAGLEADAEIQELALASLALAGFEQPRLDLSHAGVLRAILAEDPAAKRDEQLLHGLLKSKDMPGLDEASIHYAAGTRAALMALPNLYGDVDVLARAREVLPALPGISRALGELAALAACAIGRAEVAIDLADLRGYQYESGAMFALYVPGLPNAVARGGRYDHVGEAFGRARPATGFSLDLRELARLLPTADRKHAIRAPWGNAPELREKIADLRKAGEVVIQSMPGHENVQDEFECDRVLVLEQGNWILKNLG, from the coding sequence ATGCCTACCTGGCTATTGCCCGAGAATATCGCCGACGTCTTGCCGTCCGAAGCGCGCAAGATCGAGGAACTGCGCCGCCTGATGCTCGACACCTTCCGCACCTACGGGTATGAGCTGGTGATGCCGCCGATGCTCGAGTACGTCGAGTCGCTGCTGGCCGGCGCGGGGCAGGATACCGACTCCAAGACCTTCAAGCTGGTCGATTCGATGAGCGGCCGCCTGCTTGGCCTGCGCGCCGACATGACCACCCAGGTCGCCCGTATCGACGCCCACCTGCTGAACCGCGACACCGTCACCCGCCTGTGCTATGCCGGCACCGTGCTGCACACCCGCCCGTCGGGCCTGCACGCGACCCGCGAGCAGCTCCAGATCGGCGCCGAAATCTACGGCCACGCCGGCCTCGAAGCCGACGCCGAGATCCAGGAACTGGCGCTGGCCTCGCTGGCCCTGGCCGGCTTCGAGCAGCCGCGCCTGGACCTGTCGCACGCCGGCGTGCTGCGCGCGATCCTGGCCGAAGACCCGGCCGCCAAGCGCGACGAGCAGCTGCTGCACGGCCTGCTGAAGTCGAAGGACATGCCGGGCCTGGACGAGGCTTCCATCCATTACGCGGCAGGCACCCGCGCCGCCCTGATGGCGCTGCCGAACCTCTACGGCGACGTCGACGTGCTGGCGCGCGCCAGGGAAGTGCTGCCGGCGCTGCCGGGCATCTCCCGTGCACTGGGCGAACTGGCCGCGCTGGCGGCCTGCGCCATCGGCCGCGCCGAAGTGGCGATCGACCTGGCCGACCTGCGCGGCTACCAGTACGAGAGCGGCGCCATGTTCGCGCTCTATGTGCCGGGCCTGCCGAACGCCGTCGCCCGCGGCGGGCGCTACGACCACGTCGGCGAAGCCTTCGGACGCGCGCGTCCGGCAACCGGCTTCTCGCTCGACCTGCGCGAACTGGCGCGGCTGCTGCCGACCGCCGACCGCAAGCATGCCATCCGTGCGCCGTGGGGCAACGCCCCCGAGCTGCGCGAAAAAATCGCTGACCTGCGCAAGGCAGGCGAAGTCGTGATCCAGTCCATGCCGGGTCACGAGAATGTACAGGACGAGTTCGAGTGCGACCGCGTGCTCGTCCTCGAACAGGGAAATTGGATTCTAAAAAACTTAGGTTAA
- the bamB gene encoding outer membrane protein assembly factor BamB — protein MRITRKLVGVGVLALMTGCSTISSLNPFSSKPKGNVPAPLVDLKGAMAVRTAWKLEVGKSRNYQFTPALAGNTVIVAGGDGTLVRAEAASGRQVWRVKAGMDLTAGVGTDGNLIVVGGEKGQLLAFDMDGKQLWKTQLSSEILSSPVVGQGVVVARSVDNRIVGIDAATGQKKWTVQRAAPPLTLRTAPGLVVHDKDVIVAQPGGKLMSLVLATGAPRWEIEVGVARGATELERVTDIGGYPVVFEGEVCAVSYQGRVGCWDALNGSPHWTRDLSSEAGVAVDQRFVFVTDEKGAVYAYNRDTGTSAWKNDKLAFRRLSTPVSYGRAVAVGDYQGYVHFLSREDGAFLARAATDGSAISSTPLVAGSNLIFQTQNGTVTAIAVE, from the coding sequence ATGCGTATTACCCGGAAGCTGGTTGGTGTCGGTGTCCTCGCCCTGATGACGGGCTGCTCGACGATTAGTTCGCTGAATCCGTTCTCATCCAAGCCGAAGGGCAACGTGCCGGCGCCGCTGGTCGACCTGAAAGGGGCGATGGCGGTGCGTACCGCCTGGAAGCTGGAAGTCGGCAAGTCCCGCAACTACCAGTTCACCCCCGCGCTGGCCGGCAATACCGTGATCGTGGCCGGCGGCGACGGCACCCTGGTGCGCGCCGAAGCCGCCAGCGGCCGCCAGGTCTGGCGCGTCAAGGCCGGCATGGACCTGACCGCCGGCGTCGGCACCGACGGCAACCTGATCGTGGTCGGCGGCGAGAAGGGCCAGCTGCTGGCCTTCGACATGGACGGCAAGCAGCTCTGGAAGACCCAGCTGTCGAGCGAGATCCTGTCCTCGCCGGTGGTGGGGCAGGGCGTGGTGGTGGCGCGCAGCGTCGATAACCGCATCGTCGGCATCGATGCCGCGACCGGCCAGAAGAAATGGACCGTGCAGCGCGCCGCGCCGCCGCTGACCCTGCGCACGGCGCCGGGCCTGGTGGTGCACGACAAGGACGTGATCGTGGCCCAGCCGGGCGGCAAGCTGATGTCGCTGGTGCTGGCGACCGGCGCCCCGCGCTGGGAGATCGAAGTCGGCGTCGCGCGCGGCGCCACCGAACTCGAACGCGTGACCGACATCGGCGGCTACCCGGTGGTGTTCGAAGGCGAAGTCTGCGCCGTGTCCTACCAGGGCCGCGTCGGCTGCTGGGATGCGCTGAACGGCAGCCCGCACTGGACCCGCGACCTGTCGTCGGAAGCCGGCGTCGCGGTCGACCAGCGCTTCGTCTTCGTCACCGACGAAAAGGGCGCGGTGTATGCCTACAACCGCGACACCGGCACCAGCGCCTGGAAGAACGACAAGCTGGCCTTCCGCCGCCTGTCGACCCCGGTCTCCTATGGCCGTGCGGTCGCGGTCGGCGACTACCAGGGCTACGTGCACTTCCTGTCGCGTGAGGACGGCGCCTTCCTGGCCCGTGCCGCCACCGACGGCAGTGCGATCAGCTCGACTCCGCTGGTCGCGGGCTCGAACCTGATTTTTCAAACACAAAACGGAACCGTGACAGCGATCGCGGTGGAATAA